A genomic region of Rhodohalobacter sp. 614A contains the following coding sequences:
- a CDS encoding BamA/TamA family outer membrane protein, which translates to MRNFLPLFLCLLFLILLPCLANAQNTGQQGEGSSDGENEVVRIVRFTGNENVSNTTLQTLVRTRTNREFLGIPRFTPWYYFNRWFGVGEEPALLDRAVVANDINRIEVYYENLGYFDVSVDTTIVEYSQNRFEVSFLIDEGEASYIQTVSFTGLPEFQQEGKLENFYRQSVFEGERLNDSTFVFNDNYRAQQLREEQTRIIDFLKNNGYASVSRDSVRALVKEQENAPQQLDVLFAVNPGEIFRFGDVHIDLRGPDSEEVFDDSTTAEGPPHTEPGYTIYMRKEDSAQSKFSLLTEQIRFTPGATFDQSAYLQTINSFQNLGNMVIDRFGLSEENSLPDYTQTDIPVHFSLQTLPKHSLRMEFFGMKRYGFGTGVGANYNNNNLFGRSESFTLGINTNFEFVSARTLSEIAPEDSSGRRTSTGSEIFQSYEVRAEYSVPRLNFPFVFLTDADFIESARTRYTLSYSQSNQLYFDINSDIRFNLRYEFRHSPRLISFLDLIELDVVDTTPSSQFRLNLIDEFGEGSIELLRIQQDFEPQFSSILRYTLRSQNTDLIQRDYGYFFEYSIAIAGNVPHTIDRFIVTPGTIEGAIPSPFGISTNELAYSRFIKLSADYRRYFPLSPNTVFAIRGFVGIAHPYGGSETIPLNRRFFAGGSNDIRGWNPFRLGPGSISPDEVSIPGGEIKLALFKEFRHTIMRNVLGANWMAAWHTDAGNVWYGPENTFRSEENIELLNDGKFYLDSFYKQIAVGSGFGLRFDWEYIVARFDLTFRVHDLEEGWFNNRAAYFSFGIGHSF; encoded by the coding sequence GTGAGAAATTTCTTACCGCTATTCCTTTGCCTGCTGTTTTTGATTCTTTTACCCTGTTTGGCAAATGCTCAAAATACAGGCCAACAGGGCGAAGGCTCTTCTGATGGAGAAAATGAGGTTGTACGGATTGTACGGTTTACAGGAAACGAAAACGTCTCCAATACCACACTGCAAACACTTGTAAGAACGCGTACTAACCGGGAATTCCTAGGGATTCCCAGGTTTACGCCATGGTATTACTTTAACAGATGGTTTGGAGTTGGAGAAGAACCGGCTCTGCTGGATCGTGCTGTGGTTGCTAACGACATCAATAGAATTGAGGTTTATTACGAGAACCTTGGCTATTTCGATGTAAGCGTTGATACTACAATCGTTGAGTACAGCCAAAACCGGTTTGAAGTATCCTTCCTGATTGATGAGGGCGAGGCGTCTTATATACAAACGGTGTCTTTTACCGGACTACCTGAATTCCAACAAGAAGGAAAACTCGAGAACTTCTATAGACAAAGTGTTTTTGAGGGTGAAAGATTAAACGATTCTACATTTGTTTTTAATGACAATTATCGGGCGCAGCAATTACGCGAAGAACAGACGCGTATCATCGATTTTTTGAAAAATAACGGCTATGCTTCCGTCTCCCGGGATTCAGTTCGGGCTTTGGTCAAAGAGCAAGAAAACGCCCCTCAACAACTGGATGTTCTTTTTGCAGTTAATCCCGGAGAAATTTTCAGGTTCGGCGATGTACACATTGACCTTCGCGGACCAGACAGCGAAGAAGTGTTTGATGACTCTACCACAGCCGAAGGTCCACCCCATACTGAACCGGGATATACCATTTACATGAGAAAAGAAGATTCAGCTCAGTCTAAATTCAGTCTTCTCACAGAACAAATCCGTTTTACCCCCGGTGCTACTTTCGATCAATCCGCCTATCTCCAAACCATCAATTCTTTCCAGAATCTTGGAAATATGGTTATTGACAGATTTGGTTTGAGTGAAGAAAACTCGCTCCCCGACTATACTCAAACGGATATCCCGGTACATTTCAGCCTTCAAACTCTCCCAAAACATTCTTTACGAATGGAATTTTTCGGAATGAAACGATATGGATTCGGAACCGGTGTCGGAGCAAATTATAACAACAACAATCTTTTTGGCCGTTCTGAAAGTTTTACACTTGGGATCAATACAAATTTTGAGTTTGTTTCCGCACGGACTCTCAGCGAAATTGCCCCGGAAGACAGCTCCGGAAGGCGAACATCAACCGGTTCAGAAATTTTCCAGAGCTATGAAGTTCGTGCCGAATATTCTGTACCCAGACTCAATTTTCCATTCGTTTTTTTGACGGATGCTGATTTCATCGAAAGTGCCCGAACACGATATACATTGTCGTATAGCCAGTCCAATCAACTTTATTTTGATATCAATTCGGATATTCGGTTTAATCTTCGCTATGAGTTCAGACATTCACCAAGACTGATTAGTTTTCTTGATCTCATTGAACTGGACGTAGTGGATACAACACCGTCGTCTCAATTCCGTCTAAATCTGATTGATGAATTTGGTGAGGGATCAATTGAACTTTTGCGCATTCAACAGGATTTCGAACCCCAGTTTTCGTCCATTTTAAGGTATACTCTCAGAAGCCAGAACACAGATCTCATTCAACGGGATTACGGTTATTTTTTCGAATATTCCATCGCAATTGCCGGAAACGTTCCCCATACGATTGACCGTTTTATAGTAACCCCGGGAACCATTGAAGGTGCCATTCCCTCGCCTTTCGGCATTTCGACCAATGAATTAGCATATAGTCGATTTATCAAACTCTCGGCAGATTATCGGCGATATTTTCCGCTCTCGCCAAACACTGTTTTTGCCATCCGTGGATTTGTCGGAATTGCCCATCCTTACGGAGGCAGTGAAACGATTCCGTTAAACCGACGCTTTTTTGCCGGCGGCAGTAACGATATTCGCGGATGGAATCCGTTTCGACTTGGGCCTGGCAGTATCAGTCCCGACGAAGTGAGCATTCCCGGCGGTGAAATCAAACTGGCTCTTTTTAAAGAGTTCCGACACACAATCATGCGTAACGTATTAGGCGCCAATTGGATGGCTGCCTGGCATACCGATGCCGGGAATGTTTGGTACGGACCAGAAAACACCTTCCGAAGTGAAGAAAATATAGAACTGCTCAATGATGGTAAATTTTACTTAGATTCCTTTTATAAGCAGATTGCAGTGGGTTCGGGTTTCGGACTTAGGTTCGATTGGGAGTATATAGTCGCCCGATTCGATTTAACATTCAGGGTTCACGACCTGGAAGAAGGCTGGTTTAATAATCGGGCTGCATATTTTAGTTTTGGAATTGGCCATTCATTTTAA
- a CDS encoding DUF2795 domain-containing protein, translating to MIWTVELAAALDEAPFPATREELIEWAERNGLPQQAINNLYELDEIEEGEETIYEGIEDIWPDYIRKEDFFHGEEDEGFDYDDV from the coding sequence ATGATTTGGACAGTTGAATTAGCTGCTGCACTTGATGAAGCACCCTTCCCAGCCACAAGAGAAGAATTGATCGAATGGGCTGAGAGAAACGGACTCCCGCAGCAAGCCATTAATAACCTTTACGAGCTCGATGAAATCGAAGAAGGTGAAGAAACAATTTATGAAGGAATTGAAGATATTTGGCCCGATTACATCCGTAAAGAAGATTTCTTTCACGGCGAAGAAGACGAAGGGTTTGATTACGACGACGTATAA